The following coding sequences lie in one Mycobacterium sp. DL440 genomic window:
- a CDS encoding sulfite exporter TauE/SafE family protein has product MSIADVALLFFAGIAGGLTGSIAGLASVATYPALLMVGLPPVTANVTNTVAVVFNGVGSVWGSRPELAGQGAWLKRIIPVAALGGVAGAALLLSTPAEGFERVVPILIGFASVAILLPRREHRESRIANHNQHRIRAASEAAAIFLITIYGGYFGAAAGVLLLALLLRAGGATLAHANAGKNVISGVANAVAALIFVFFAPVHWGAVVPLGIGCLIGSRLGPIVVRHAPATPLRFLIGAAGVALAVKLALDTY; this is encoded by the coding sequence ATGAGTATCGCCGACGTTGCGCTGCTCTTTTTCGCCGGAATCGCCGGCGGGCTCACCGGCAGCATCGCCGGACTGGCCTCGGTGGCCACTTACCCCGCGCTGCTGATGGTCGGGTTGCCCCCGGTGACGGCGAACGTGACCAACACGGTGGCTGTGGTGTTCAACGGTGTCGGTTCGGTCTGGGGCTCACGGCCAGAACTGGCCGGACAAGGGGCCTGGCTCAAGCGGATCATTCCGGTCGCCGCGCTCGGCGGAGTGGCCGGGGCGGCACTACTGCTGTCCACCCCGGCTGAGGGGTTCGAACGGGTGGTGCCGATCCTGATCGGTTTCGCGTCCGTGGCGATTCTCCTGCCGCGCCGCGAACACCGCGAATCCCGCATCGCCAACCATAATCAGCACCGGATCCGGGCCGCATCGGAAGCCGCCGCCATCTTCCTGATCACCATCTACGGCGGCTATTTCGGAGCGGCGGCCGGGGTGCTGCTGCTTGCGCTGTTGCTCCGTGCGGGTGGTGCAACGCTGGCGCATGCCAATGCGGGCAAGAATGTCATCTCCGGCGTCGCGAACGCCGTCGCCGCGCTCATCTTCGTGTTCTTCGCTCCGGTGCACTGGGGCGCGGTGGTGCCGCTGGGTATCGGTTGCCTGATCGGCTCCCGATTGGGTCCGATCGTGGTTCGCCACGCGCCTGCCACCCCGTTGCGGTTTCTGATCGGCGCGGCGGGTGTGGCGCTTGCCGTCAAGCTCGCCCTCGATACGTACTGA
- a CDS encoding homocitrate synthase — protein sequence MSFSAHFSTPLPRGLRDAGESTSWEQFLGEYAAGPGALKLGQWTCTDTERSASRLGPQARHYQATLALGDTISTLTAAASGPVAALTEMLYARGITVETMSFHQLPTGGRTATFIEGCDGLHSEWAMGLADDPEQSALYAVIACANRLMAA from the coding sequence ATGTCATTTTCGGCCCACTTTTCCACCCCGTTGCCGCGCGGCCTGCGCGACGCGGGCGAATCGACGTCCTGGGAGCAGTTCTTGGGCGAATACGCGGCCGGCCCCGGAGCGTTGAAACTGGGCCAGTGGACCTGCACCGATACGGAGCGTTCAGCCAGCAGGCTGGGGCCGCAGGCTCGCCACTACCAGGCCACATTGGCCCTGGGCGACACCATCAGTACCTTGACCGCGGCCGCCAGCGGACCCGTCGCCGCACTGACCGAGATGCTCTACGCGCGGGGGATCACGGTCGAGACGATGTCGTTTCACCAGCTGCCCACCGGCGGTCGGACCGCGACTTTCATCGAAGGCTGCGACGGCCTGCACAGCGAGTGGGCCATGGGGCTCGCCGATGATCCGGAGCAGTCGGCGCTGTACGCGGTGATCGCCTGCGCCAATCGGCTGATGGCGGCTTGA
- a CDS encoding class I SAM-dependent methyltransferase: MNVTTTNDELEAKHRALWALGDYAEIAANIVRPLGPVLVEASGIGPGDRVLDVAAGTGNVAIPAAATGAQVTASDLCPELVEQGRRLSAEAHVTIDWAEGNAEALPYADDSFDAVLSCIGVMFAPHHQQAADELLRVTRPGGRIGLISWTPEGFIGQLFATMKPYAPAPPPGVSPPPRWGDEQYLRTLLGAGLGELTCERRELDVTAYPDGAAFRDYFKANYGPTISAYRAIAADADRVAELDAAIAALGDRFLTGSTMRWEYLLTLANVH; encoded by the coding sequence ATGAACGTCACGACCACCAATGATGAGCTTGAGGCCAAACACCGGGCGCTGTGGGCGTTGGGTGACTACGCGGAGATCGCCGCGAACATTGTGCGCCCACTGGGTCCCGTACTGGTCGAGGCCAGCGGCATCGGACCCGGTGACCGCGTACTCGACGTGGCGGCCGGGACCGGTAACGTGGCCATTCCCGCTGCCGCGACGGGTGCGCAGGTGACCGCGAGCGACCTGTGTCCGGAACTGGTCGAACAGGGCCGCCGGTTGAGCGCCGAGGCCCACGTGACCATCGACTGGGCCGAGGGCAACGCCGAGGCGTTGCCCTACGCCGACGATTCCTTCGATGCGGTGCTCTCCTGCATCGGGGTAATGTTCGCTCCGCACCACCAGCAGGCCGCCGACGAACTGCTGCGCGTCACCCGCCCGGGCGGCCGGATCGGGCTGATCTCGTGGACGCCAGAGGGATTCATCGGACAGTTGTTCGCCACCATGAAGCCGTATGCGCCCGCGCCGCCTCCCGGAGTCTCCCCACCGCCGCGGTGGGGAGACGAGCAGTATCTGCGCACCCTGCTGGGTGCCGGGCTCGGCGAGTTGACCTGTGAACGGAGGGAATTGGACGTCACCGCATACCCCGACGGTGCAGCGTTCCGTGATTATTTCAAGGCCAACTACGGCCCCACGATCTCGGCCTACCGGGCCATCGCCGCCGATGCCGATCGGGTCGCGGAACTGGACGCGGCGATCGCCGCACTGGGCGACCGGTTCCTCACCGGTTCCACGATGCGATGGGAATACCTGCTGACACTGGCGAACGTGCACTGA
- a CDS encoding cytochrome P450 → MTTISTPQYLLDQAKRRFTPTPNTLPGMGALEKRLKAKDWDQFVFAEPPAGSGLKPISGDSGLPIIGHMIEIFRGGPDFILELYRKHGPIYFAQSPALSSVMALGPDATQAVFSNRNKDFSQRAWDPVIGPFFEGGLMLLDFDEHMFHRRIMQEAFTRTRLTGYISHIDSVASSVLANDWVANDPRFLLHPAMKELTLDIASEVFMGVPAGTDRALVTTVNNAFTTTTRAGNAIVRTPVPPLKWWRGIQARKTLEDYFASRIGEKRQSESTDMFSVLCHSADEDGQSFTDDQIISHMIFLMMAAHDTSTSTMTTMCYHLAANPEWQERLREDSARIGDGPLDFESLDKLETYDLVINESLRMMTPLPFNFRQAVRDTELLGYFIPAGTSVVTWPSINHRLPELWTDPDKFDPDRFAEPRSEHKRHRYAFAPFGGGAHKCIGMVFGQLEIKTVMHRLLRRYKLELASPDYQPSYDYGGMPVPIDGMPIVLRPLH, encoded by the coding sequence ATGACAACCATCAGCACCCCGCAGTACCTGCTCGATCAGGCCAAGCGCCGGTTCACCCCGACGCCCAACACGCTGCCGGGCATGGGTGCGCTGGAAAAGCGTCTCAAGGCCAAGGACTGGGACCAGTTCGTCTTCGCCGAGCCTCCGGCGGGCAGCGGGCTCAAGCCGATCAGCGGCGACTCCGGGTTGCCGATCATCGGCCACATGATCGAGATCTTCCGTGGCGGCCCCGACTTCATCCTGGAGTTGTACCGCAAGCACGGCCCGATTTACTTCGCGCAGTCCCCTGCCCTTTCGTCGGTGATGGCGCTGGGTCCCGACGCGACGCAGGCGGTCTTCTCCAACCGCAACAAGGATTTCTCGCAGCGCGCCTGGGATCCGGTGATCGGCCCGTTCTTCGAAGGCGGCCTGATGTTGCTCGACTTCGACGAGCACATGTTCCACCGGCGGATCATGCAGGAGGCGTTCACTCGCACCCGGCTCACCGGTTACATCTCGCACATCGATTCGGTCGCCTCGAGCGTGCTGGCCAATGACTGGGTGGCCAACGACCCGCGTTTCCTCCTGCACCCGGCAATGAAGGAGCTCACGCTCGACATTGCCTCCGAGGTGTTCATGGGGGTACCGGCCGGCACCGACCGGGCACTGGTCACCACGGTCAACAACGCGTTCACCACGACCACGCGGGCGGGCAACGCGATCGTGCGTACTCCGGTGCCGCCGCTGAAGTGGTGGCGGGGCATCCAGGCCCGCAAGACCCTCGAGGATTACTTCGCCAGCCGCATCGGCGAGAAGCGGCAGTCGGAGAGCACCGACATGTTCAGCGTGCTGTGCCATTCCGCCGATGAGGACGGGCAGTCCTTCACCGACGACCAGATCATCAGCCACATGATCTTCCTGATGATGGCCGCCCACGACACGTCGACCTCGACGATGACGACGATGTGCTATCACCTGGCGGCCAATCCGGAGTGGCAGGAACGGCTGCGCGAGGACTCCGCGCGGATCGGCGACGGCCCGCTGGACTTCGAGTCCCTGGACAAGTTGGAAACCTACGACCTGGTGATCAACGAGTCACTGCGGATGATGACGCCGCTGCCGTTCAACTTCCGCCAAGCGGTGCGCGACACCGAACTGCTGGGCTACTTCATCCCGGCCGGGACGAGCGTGGTGACGTGGCCTTCGATCAACCACCGGCTGCCGGAATTGTGGACCGACCCGGACAAGTTCGACCCCGATCGTTTCGCCGAGCCGCGCAGCGAGCACAAGCGTCACCGCTACGCGTTCGCCCCGTTCGGTGGTGGCGCGCACAAGTGCATCGGCATGGTTTTCGGGCAGTTGGAGATCAAGACCGTGATGCACCGGCTGCTGCGCCGCTACAAGCTGGAGCTCGCCAGCCCGGATTACCAGCCGAGCTACGACTACGGCGGCATGCCGGTACCGATCGACGGCATGCCGATCGTGCTGCGCCCGCTGCACTGA
- a CDS encoding TetR/AcrR family transcriptional regulator gives MTAESIPGSSNDSTGRPQARRSRGDRQRDAIVTAVRDLLEEHSFADLSVSTISERAGVARSGFYFYFDSKYAVLAVIVSDAMEQLATLTHNYAPRVAGETPAAFAKRMVGSAATVFATNDPIMSACTVAQNTDAQIRELMNDYEDAVIGQIVGLVEQDQGAQPISDDIPALVRMLVATTAMTLSHDSAFVGRGTDPARALDVVERLWLNALWGGQAG, from the coding sequence ATGACAGCCGAATCGATCCCGGGGAGCAGCAATGACTCCACCGGGCGTCCGCAGGCCCGACGAAGCCGGGGTGACCGGCAACGCGACGCCATCGTGACGGCTGTGCGGGACCTGCTCGAAGAGCACTCGTTCGCCGATTTGTCGGTGAGCACCATCAGCGAGCGTGCCGGGGTAGCCCGGTCGGGCTTCTACTTCTACTTCGACTCGAAGTACGCGGTGCTGGCCGTGATCGTGTCGGACGCGATGGAACAACTCGCCACCTTGACGCACAACTATGCGCCCCGAGTCGCCGGTGAGACCCCCGCGGCCTTCGCCAAGCGGATGGTCGGCAGTGCGGCAACCGTCTTCGCCACCAACGACCCGATCATGTCAGCCTGCACCGTCGCGCAGAACACCGACGCGCAGATCCGGGAACTGATGAACGATTACGAGGACGCCGTGATCGGCCAGATCGTCGGCCTCGTCGAGCAGGACCAGGGCGCGCAGCCGATCAGCGATGACATACCCGCGCTGGTGCGGATGCTGGTGGCGACGACGGCGATGACGCTGTCGCACGATTCAGCTTTCGTCGGGCGGGGCACCGATCCGGCACGTGCACTCGACGTGGTGGAGCGACTGTGGCTCAACGCACTGTGGGGTGGCCAGGCGGGGTAG
- a CDS encoding SDR family oxidoreductase, with translation MGSDTAGNVRASRREYFQGKKCLITGAASGIGRATALALAAQGAELYLTDRDEVGLAQTVADAKALGADVPAHRTLDISDYDQVAAFAADVHAAHSSMDVVMNIAGVSAWGTVDQLTHQHWRSMIDVNLMGPIHVIETFLPPMVQARRGGHLVNVSSAAGIVALPWHSAYSASKYGLRGLSEVLRFDLARHRIGVSVVVPGAVKTGLVQTVQIAGVDRDDPNVQKWVDRFAGHAISAEKAADKILAGMRRNRFLIYTSVDIRALYAFKRVAWWPYSVAMRQVNVLFSRALRPKTAQR, from the coding sequence ATGGGGAGCGATACCGCGGGTAACGTCCGGGCGAGTCGTCGAGAGTACTTCCAGGGAAAAAAGTGCTTGATCACGGGCGCGGCCAGCGGCATCGGCCGCGCCACCGCCCTCGCGCTCGCGGCTCAAGGCGCTGAGCTGTATCTGACCGACCGGGACGAAGTGGGACTGGCCCAGACCGTCGCCGACGCCAAGGCGCTCGGCGCCGACGTGCCCGCCCACCGGACGCTCGACATCTCCGACTATGACCAGGTGGCGGCCTTCGCTGCTGACGTCCACGCGGCACATTCGTCGATGGACGTGGTGATGAACATCGCCGGGGTGTCAGCTTGGGGGACTGTCGACCAACTCACCCATCAACACTGGCGCTCGATGATCGACGTCAACCTGATGGGCCCGATCCACGTGATCGAGACCTTCCTGCCGCCGATGGTGCAGGCCCGCCGCGGTGGGCACCTGGTGAATGTGTCCTCGGCCGCGGGCATCGTCGCGCTGCCCTGGCATAGCGCCTACAGCGCCAGCAAGTACGGGCTGCGCGGACTGAGTGAAGTGCTGCGCTTCGACCTGGCGCGTCACCGCATCGGGGTTTCGGTAGTGGTGCCCGGCGCGGTGAAAACCGGTCTGGTGCAGACGGTTCAGATCGCCGGCGTGGATCGGGATGATCCGAACGTGCAGAAGTGGGTGGACCGGTTCGCCGGCCACGCCATCTCGGCAGAGAAGGCCGCCGACAAGATCCTGGCCGGGATGCGCCGCAACCGATTTCTGATCTACACCTCGGTCGACATCCGTGCGCTGTATGCCTTCAAACGGGTGGCGTGGTGGCCCTACAGTGTGGCCATGCGCCAGGTCAACGTGCTGTTCAGCCGGGCGTTGCGGCCGAAAACCGCGCAGCGCTAG
- a CDS encoding helix-turn-helix domain-containing protein, which produces MSTYGQFCPVAKAMELLDERWTLLVVRELLRGSAHFNDLRRGVPKMSPALLSKRLKSLARAGVIERSEIDGRTSYSLTPCGQELAGVVDALGSWGVRWIGELGEEDLDPHLLMWDMRRTIPLADWPRSRTTVAFVLDGVDPKASRWWLVVSDGQADVCDFDPGYEVDGTVQTSLRTLIEIWRGDAGWARAVLDGSVALSGSSDVRRAIPKWLGQSTAATIPRPA; this is translated from the coding sequence ATGTCGACGTATGGCCAGTTCTGTCCCGTGGCCAAGGCCATGGAACTGCTCGACGAACGCTGGACCTTGCTGGTGGTCCGGGAACTGCTGCGGGGCAGCGCACATTTCAACGATCTACGTCGCGGCGTCCCGAAGATGTCCCCGGCGCTGTTGTCGAAGCGGCTGAAGTCGTTGGCCCGCGCCGGAGTGATCGAGCGTTCCGAGATAGATGGGCGCACTAGCTATTCCCTGACCCCGTGCGGTCAGGAACTTGCCGGCGTGGTCGACGCGCTCGGGTCGTGGGGTGTGCGGTGGATCGGTGAACTCGGCGAGGAGGACCTCGATCCGCATCTGCTGATGTGGGATATGCGCCGCACCATTCCGCTTGCGGACTGGCCGCGCTCGCGCACCACGGTCGCGTTTGTCCTCGATGGTGTCGACCCCAAGGCGTCGAGGTGGTGGCTGGTAGTGAGCGACGGGCAGGCCGACGTCTGCGATTTCGATCCGGGTTACGAGGTGGACGGCACCGTGCAGACCAGCCTGCGCACATTGATCGAGATCTGGCGCGGCGATGCCGGCTGGGCGCGGGCGGTGCTCGACGGGAGTGTGGCGCTGTCGGGGTCCAGCGATGTCCGCCGGGCGATCCCGAAATGGCTGGGCCAGAGCACGGCGGCCACGATTCCCCGGCCGGCCTGA
- a CDS encoding phosphotransferase family protein, translating into MPDDVPELPTLSAPDQDAVGRWLGEQGIGTTLTDVAPLTGGTQNIVVGMCVDGRRMVLRRPPLHPRPTSDKTMLREIAVLRTLAGSAVPHPGFIAACTDLDVIGVVFYLMEEVDGFNPGTDVSQAYRDDADLRYRVGLSYAGSLAELGNVAWENSELAAIRRPGSFLARQVPQFLGLLESYRHEQYSPESLTGVGELAQWLEDNRPPDAEPGIMHGDAHLNNVLLRRDAPELAAFIDWEMCTIGDPLLDLGWMLVCWPDDPNPINAGSALAALGGLAHRSELIEAYRAAGGRQTDRLDWYVALACFKLGIVIEGTWSRYLAGRASRDAGEQLHASAENLLALGTRIAKGDNPFE; encoded by the coding sequence ATGCCCGACGACGTACCGGAATTGCCCACGCTCAGCGCCCCCGATCAGGACGCCGTTGGACGCTGGCTGGGCGAGCAGGGGATCGGAACGACCCTGACCGACGTGGCGCCGCTGACCGGCGGGACCCAGAACATCGTCGTGGGCATGTGCGTCGACGGACGCCGAATGGTGTTGCGGCGCCCGCCTTTACATCCGCGGCCGACCAGTGACAAGACCATGCTGCGGGAGATCGCGGTGCTGCGCACGCTGGCGGGCTCGGCCGTGCCCCATCCGGGATTCATCGCCGCCTGCACCGACCTCGACGTGATCGGCGTGGTGTTCTACCTGATGGAGGAGGTCGACGGGTTCAACCCGGGTACCGACGTGAGCCAGGCCTACCGGGACGATGCCGACCTGCGCTACCGGGTCGGGCTGTCCTATGCGGGGAGTCTCGCGGAACTGGGCAATGTCGCCTGGGAGAACAGTGAGCTCGCCGCCATCCGCCGGCCCGGATCATTTCTGGCCCGCCAGGTTCCGCAGTTTCTCGGATTGCTCGAGAGCTATCGCCACGAGCAGTATTCACCCGAGTCGTTGACGGGCGTGGGGGAGCTGGCGCAATGGCTTGAGGACAACCGCCCGCCCGACGCCGAGCCCGGCATCATGCACGGCGACGCGCATCTCAACAATGTCCTGCTGCGCCGAGATGCCCCCGAACTGGCCGCGTTCATCGACTGGGAGATGTGCACGATCGGCGATCCGCTGCTCGATCTCGGGTGGATGCTGGTGTGCTGGCCCGACGACCCCAATCCCATCAACGCGGGGTCGGCACTGGCTGCGCTCGGCGGACTGGCCCACCGCAGTGAACTGATCGAGGCGTATCGCGCCGCCGGAGGCCGCCAGACCGACCGGCTGGATTGGTATGTGGCGCTGGCCTGCTTCAAACTCGGCATCGTCATCGAGGGCACCTGGTCGCGATACCTGGCCGGGCGGGCCAGCCGTGATGCCGGCGAGCAACTGCACGCGTCAGCGGAGAACCTCCTCGCGCTGGGTACGCGGATTGCCAAGGGGGACAATCCCTTCGAGTGA
- a CDS encoding AAA family ATPase: MLQTIAIRGYRSLREVILPLAELTVVTGANGSGKSSIYRALRLLADCGRGQVIGSLAREGGLQSVLWAGPEQPNGQTQGTVRTRPVSLELGFSADDFGYLVDLGLPQMAGSGGEPSAFAQDPEIKREVVFAGPVLRPASTLVHRTREYAEVAAQSGRGFDEVTRSLPSYRSVLAEYAHPDALPELSAVSDRLRDWRFYDGFRVDAGAPARQPHVGTRTPVLSDDGSDLAAAVQTIIETTFDDLARAVAEAFDGATISVAVNDGLFDLHLRQRGMLRPLRAAELSDGTLRFLLWATALASPRPPSLMVLNEPETSLHPDLVRPLACLIRTAAKQSQVLVVTHSRALLDFLETTPAADEQPGTAIEVELYKQWGETKVEGFGMLNTPSWHWGKR; this comes from the coding sequence ATGCTGCAGACCATCGCGATCCGGGGTTACCGCTCGCTGCGGGAGGTGATCCTGCCGTTGGCCGAACTCACCGTGGTCACCGGCGCCAACGGCTCCGGCAAGTCGTCGATCTACCGGGCACTTCGGCTGCTGGCGGACTGCGGGCGCGGCCAGGTCATCGGCTCACTGGCCCGCGAGGGTGGCCTGCAGTCAGTCTTGTGGGCGGGCCCCGAGCAGCCGAACGGGCAGACCCAGGGCACGGTCCGGACCCGACCGGTATCGCTCGAACTCGGTTTCTCCGCAGACGATTTCGGTTACCTGGTGGATCTGGGCCTGCCGCAGATGGCCGGGTCCGGCGGTGAGCCGTCGGCATTCGCCCAGGACCCCGAGATCAAACGGGAAGTGGTGTTCGCCGGACCGGTGTTGCGCCCAGCGTCGACGCTGGTGCATCGCACCCGCGAATACGCCGAGGTCGCCGCGCAATCCGGCCGGGGTTTCGACGAGGTGACCCGTTCGCTGCCCTCCTACCGCAGCGTGCTCGCCGAGTACGCCCACCCGGACGCGCTTCCGGAACTCTCCGCGGTCTCCGACCGGCTACGCGACTGGCGGTTCTACGACGGGTTCCGGGTCGACGCCGGTGCACCGGCCCGGCAACCCCATGTCGGAACCCGTACCCCGGTGCTCTCCGACGACGGCTCCGATCTGGCTGCGGCGGTGCAGACAATCATCGAAACGACCTTCGACGATCTGGCCCGCGCGGTGGCCGAGGCGTTTGACGGCGCCACCATCTCGGTGGCGGTCAACGACGGTCTGTTCGATCTGCACTTGCGTCAGCGCGGCATGCTGCGACCGTTGCGGGCGGCCGAATTGTCCGACGGCACACTGCGTTTCCTACTCTGGGCAACGGCGCTGGCCAGCCCGCGTCCGCCGTCCCTCATGGTGCTCAACGAGCCCGAGACCTCGTTACACCCCGATTTGGTCCGGCCGCTGGCCTGCCTGATCCGCACGGCCGCCAAGCAGTCCCAGGTACTGGTGGTAACGCATTCGCGTGCGCTGCTGGACTTCCTGGAGACCACCCCGGCGGCCGACGAGCAACCCGGCACCGCGATCGAGGTGGAGCTCTACAAGCAATGGGGCGAGACGAAGGTGGAGGGGTTCGGCATGCTCAACACACCGTCGTGGCACTGGGGAAAACGCTAG